GCAGCGGGTAGAGCGCCGTGAGCGCGGTGACCAGCGCGAGCAACGCGGCGATCGCGAGGAACTTTCCGAGCACGATTTGCGTGCTCGTGACCGGGCTCGTGAGCAGAAGCTCGATCGAGCCCGTCGCGCGCTCCTCCGCGAACGCGCGCATCGCGAGCAGCGGCACCACGAAGGCCAGGAAGATCGCGAAGGTCGAGAACGACTGCGCGACCACGATCGCCTGCAGATTCCACTGCTCGAGCAGGTTCGTCATGCCGAGCGCCTGGATCTGCTCGAGCTGCACCAGGAACATGCCGAGGCTCGCGAAGAAGACGAAGCCCGCGAAGAGCATGTAGACCGCGATCAGCACGTAGGCGACGGGCGTCGCGAAGATCGAGCGCAGCTCGCGGCCGGCGATGGCCAGAACGTGACTCACGGCTGCCCCTCCGCGATCGCGGCGACGGCGGCGGCCGAGGCTTCCGCGGCCGCCCTGGCGTCGCGGCTCGCGGCCGCTTCGACCTCGCGCATGAAGACCTGCTCGAGCGATCCCTGCTCGCGAAGCGCGTCGAGCCGCGCGTCCACGCGAAGCTGGCCGTAGGCGATCAGGAGCACGCGCTGACAGATCGCCTCGACCTCCGCCAGGATGTGCGTCGACAGGATCACCGTGCGCCCCTCCTCGGCGGAGAGCCGGCGGATCAGCTCACGGATCTCCACGATCTGGATCGGATCGAGGCCGGAGGTCGGCTCGTCCAGGATCAGCACCGCCGGCTCGTGCACGATGGCCTGAGCCAGTCCGACGCGCTGACGGTAACCCTTCGAGAGCGTGCGGATCACCCGATCCGCGACCGAATCCAGACCGCAGGATCCGAGCGCGCGCTCGACCTTCTCCGCGCGCTCCGCGCGCGGCACGTCGTGGAGCGTGGCGACGTAGCGCACGTAGTCGCGAACTCGCATCTCCGGGTAGAGCGGCGGCGATTCGGGCAGGTAGCCCGTCACGCGCTTCGCGGAATTCGGCTCGACCGCGAGGTCGAAGCCGCCGACGACGGCTCGGCCCTCGCTCGGCGGCAGGTAGCCGGTCAGGATTCGCATCGTGGTCGTCTTTCCAGCGCCGTTGGGGCCCAGAAACCCGACGACCTCGGACTTGGCGATCTCGAACGAGACACCGCGGATCGCGGTGAGTCCTCCGTAGCGCTTGGTCAGTGCGTCCGCCTTGATCAAGTGCTCTGCTCCCTTCTGGCTGCGGCAAGTGGCCCGAGTTTAACCCGCGAGATCGGTTGGGCAAGCATCGCTTTCGCCCGCTAACTGCGGCTGCGCGGGTCGAGCGCCGCGCGCATCGCCTCGCCGAGAAGATGAAAGCCGACGAGCGCGAGCAGGATCGCGAGACAGGGAAACAGAATCAGATGCGGGTAGGAGCGCATTGCTTCGAATCCGTCGCTCGCCAGCGTCCCCCAGCTCGAGAACGGCGGCTGGATGCCGAGCCCGATGAACGAGAGCGTCGATTCCGCCAGGATCGCCGCCGGGATCTGGAACGCGGCCGCGACCAGGATCGGACCCGCGACGTTGGGCAGCACGTGGCGCAGCAGGATCCTGCGGTCTCTCAGCCCGAGCGCGCGCGCGGCCTCTACCCAGAGCTCCTCGCGAGCCTGCAGAACCAGCGCGCGCACCAGCCGGGCGATCCCGACCCAGCCCACGAAGCCGAGCGCCACGACCAGCGCCGCGACCCGACGCGCGATGTCGGGAACCGCCGCGAGCGTTCCCTGCAGCACCTCGATCAGGAGCACGATCACGAGCACGTCGGGGAGCGCGTACACGACGTCGACGATTCGCATGAGCCACCCGTCGACGCGCCCCCCGACCCAGCCGGCGAGCAGGCCGTAGCCGAGGCCGATCAGCAGCGCGAGCGTCGTCGCTCCGATCGCGACCAGGAGCGAGACGCGCGCGCCCTCACTCACGCGGGCGAGCAGATCGCGGCCGAGCGCATCGGTGCCCAGCCAGTGCGCGCGCGATGGCGGCTCGAGCGCATGCTCCGCATCCTGCGCGTCGAAGCGGACGCCCGCGACCCGATCGCCGGCGAGCGAGAGCGCGACGAGCGCGGCGATCAGCAGCGCGCCGAGAAGACCCGTCATTCGCGCGCCGCTCATCCATCGTCCCCGGAGACGCGGATTCGCGGATCGAGCCAGGCGTAGAGCAGGTCCACCGCGAGATTCGCGAGCACCACCAGCACCGCGTAGACCAGGGTCACGCCGAGCACGAGCGGGTAGTCGCGGTTGGTCACGGCGGTGACGAAGAAGCGGCCCATTCCCGGGATCGCGTAGATCTTCTCGACCACGAACGAGCCGGTGAGCAGGGTCGCGAGCAGCGGGCCGAAGTACGTCGACACCGCGAGCAGCGCGTTGCGGAGCACGTGAAGGCGCCTCAGTCGCGACTCCGGAACACCCTTGGCGCGCGCCGTGCGCACGAAGTCCTGGCCCATCACGGCGACGACCTGAGCGCGGGTGAGCTGCGTGACGTAGGCGAGCGGCAGCGCCGCGAGCGTGAGCGCGGGAAGGATCGCGTGTCGCGGCCCTTCCCAAAGGCCGGCCGGCAGCCAGTCGAGCCAGAGCCCGACGACGAGAATCAGTCCGGCTCCGATCACGAAGCTCGGCGCCGAGACACCGACCAGCGAGAGCCACGCGACCGAGCGGTCGAGCGCCGTGCCTCGGCGCGTGCCCGCCGCGAGCCCGAGCGCGATTCCGCCCGCGATCGCGATCGCGAGCGCGAGCAGCCCGAGCTCGACCGAAACCGGCAGCGCGTCGAAGAGGATCTCGCGCACGTCGCGGCCCGGGTACTTGTACGACGGGCCGAGATCTCCCTTCAGGACCCGTCCCAGATAGTCGAAGTACTGCTCCGCGACCGTGCCGTCGAGCGCGTAGCGGCGCTCGAGATTGCGCAGGATCTCCGGCGGAAGCGTCTTCTCCTTGTCGAACGGGCCGCCCGGCAGGAAGCGAAGCAGCGCGAACGTGAGCGTGGCGACCACCCAGAGCACGCCTGCGCCCGCGATCAGTCTGCGCGCGACGAAGCCGATCACTCGGCCCGAACCCGGTCGAAGAAGTACAGGTCCATGGCGCTGGGCACGAAGCCGCGCACGCGCCGCGCCACCGCGTGGTTCGACGCGGTCACGAAGAGCGGGACGATCGGCACGTCCCGCTCGCAGAGGATCACCTGCGCCCGGTCGTAGAGCTCCTGCCGAGCCGCAGGATCGGTCGCGCGCGCAGCGCGCTCGACCAGCTCGTCGTAGCGGGGATTCGCCCATCCGGTGTGGTTGTTCTCGCTGTACGAGGTGAACAGATTCATGAAGTTGTCGGGGTCGGGGAAATCCGCGCCCCAGCCCAGCCGGAAGACCGGCGGCGGGGCGGTCGAGAGCTCTTTCAGGAACACCTTCCACTCGCGGTTCTCGAGCTCGACGCGCACGCCGAGGTGCTCGCGCCAGAGCGCCTGGACCCGCTCCGCGACGAGCTTGTGCGTCTGGTCGCTGTTGAAGACGATGCGAACCGGCGCGAGCGCCGCGGGGTCGACGCCCGCCTCGCGAAGCAGACTGCGGGCGCGCTCGGGCTCGAAGCCGAGGCCGATCGCCGGGTTCGCGTGCGGCATGGCCGGCGGGATCCACGACGGCCAGGGCTGCTCGCCGCCGCGCAGCAGCGCGGGGAAATCCGCGCGGTCGATCGCGAGCGCGAACGCGCGTCGGACGCGAGCGTCGTCGAACGGCGGCGTGCGCACGTCGAAGCCGTAGTAGTAGCCGCGCAGCAGCGGCTGGCGCAGATACTCCGGACGATTCTCGTAGCGGCGGATCTCGAGCGGCGGAAGCTTCACCAGATCGATCAGGCCCTGCTCCCAGAGCACCAGCGCCGTGCTGTCCTCCTCGATCATGTAGGCGACGATCCGATCGAGCGGCGGGCGTCCCTCCCAGTAGCGCTCGTTCGCGCGCAGCACGAGCCGGTACTCGTGGCGCCACTCGTCGAGCACGAACGGCCCGAGCGAGACCAGGTTCGGCGGCTCGGTCCAGTGCTCGCCGTAGCGCTCGATCAGGTCGCGCCGCTGCGGAAAGGTCACCATGAAGTTCAACAGCGCGGGGAAGTAGACGATCGGCGCCTCGAGCTCGACCTCGAGCGTCGCATCGCCGAGCGCCCGCACCCCCACCTGTGCCGGATCGTCGATCGTCCCCGCGTTGTACGCGCGGGCGTTCTTCAGCGGGAACAGGAAGTACGCGTACTCGGCCGCGGTCGCCGGCGCCAGCAGCCGCAGCCAGCTGTCGACGAAGTGCTGCGCGCGAAGCGGAACGCCGTCGCTCCAGACCACGCCCGGGCGGAGCGCGAAGCGGTAGGTGCGTCCGTCGGGCGAGACCGACCAGCTCTCGGCCAGGTCGGGCTCGGCGCGAAGCTCGCGATCCAGGCGCGTGAGGCCGCGCATCAGCTGCCCGATCGCGATGATCGAGACCCCGTCCGTGGCCAGGCTCCAGTCGAGCGAGGGAGGCTCGGTCTCGAGATTGATGCGCAGCTCGCCGCGCTCGGGCGCCTCGCTCCCGACGCCGCAGCCGAACGGGCCCGCGACGAGCAGCGCGAAGACGGCCAGTCTCCCTGCCCTGCTGCGCCCCCCCGGCATGGACGATCAGGTACCGGGGATCGAGCGGGGCCGCCAGGCTACTCTCCGGACATGCGCGCCGCGATCACGATCGAGAGCTTCCGGCCCGGCCCGGGTGGCGTCGAAGGCGTCGCCTGGCAGCTCGCGCGCGAGCTCGGCCGCCGCGGCGCGGACATCACCGTGCTGTGTCGCGTCGCGTCCCGGGAGGCGCCGCCCGGCGTTCGAGTGCTACCGCTCGGCGGCCCGGCGTTCTGGCAGCCGCTTCGCGTGCTCGAGTTCTCGCGCCGCGCCGCGCGCGCGAGCAGCGGCGGCCGCTTCGAGCTGGTGCAGGCCTTCTCGCGCACGCTGCACCAGGACGTGTACCGCGCTGGCGGAGGCAGTCACGCCGCGTACCTGGAGAGCGTCCACGGCAGCGCCGGTCTGCGCGCGAGGCTCTCGCCGCGGCACCGGACGCTGCTCGCGATCGAAGCGAGGATCTTCCGGGATCCGCGCCAGACGATCCTGTGCAACTCGCGGCTCGTCGCGGCGGATCTGGAGCGGCGCCACGCCGTGCCCGCGGAGCGTCTGGCGGTGATCTACAACGGCGTGGATCTCGAGCGCTTCCACCCGCGCGAGCGCGAATCGCTCGGAGCGCGCCTCCGCGCCGAGCTGCGCGTCGACGGCGCGCTCGCACTCTTCGTCGGCAGCGGCTTCGCGCGCAAGGGCTTGGACCGCGCGATCGCGGGCCTGGCCGCTTCGGGCGTGAAGGCGGAGCTCCTGGTCGCGGGTGCCGGGGATCCGGGCCCGTTCCAGCGCCAGGCCGAGGCGCTAGGCGTCGGCTCGCGGCTTCGCTTTCTGGGCGTGCGCGGCGACGTCGAGGCGCTCTACGCGGCCGCGGATCTGCTGGTCCTGCCGACGCGCTACGACCCGTTCGCGAACGCGTGTCTCGAGGCGATGGCCGCGGGCCTGGCGGTCGCGACCACGCCGAGCAACGGCGCCGCGGAGCTGCTCGTGGACGGCGCGAACGGCTTCGTCTGCGACGGGGACTTTTCACGTGCGTTTCGCGCGCTCGACGATCCCCGCCGGCTGCGCGAGCTGGGCGACGCGGCCCGAACCACCGCCGAGCGCTTCGGCTGGGGCGCGCACGCCGACGCCGTGCTGGCGCTGTGGCAGAGGCTTCGCGCGCGCGCATGAGCGAGCCCGCCGAAATCGCCGCCGCGCTCCGGGCCGGGGCGACACTTCCGGGTGTCGAGATCCTGAAGCGGAACTCCGCACGAATCGTCGCGCGCGCGGGCGACACGTTGCTCAAGATCTTCCTGGAGCGGCCGGCGAACGCCGCGCGCGAGGCGCGCGCGCTGGCGCGAGCCCGCGCGCTCGGAGTCCCGGTTCCGGAGCTTCGCGGCTCGGGCGCGGACTGGAACGCGACGGGCTTTCTCTCGGACGCTCGGCCCGCCACGCGCTCCGACCTGCCCGCGATCCTCTCGGCCAGCGCCGACGCGCACCGGCGCGGTCTGCTCCACGGCGATCTGCACCTGGGAAACCTGCTCGTCGATCGGGGCCGGATCGTCTTCCTCGACCTGCAGCGCGCGCGCTTCCTGCCCTGGGTTCCCGGATTCCTGCGCCGCTGGGAGCTGGGCTACCTGGCCTACTCGCTCGGCGAGCCGCTGCCGGCCGAGCTCGCACGGGTCCGCCTCTGGCGCGACCGCCGCGCGCAGACGCACTGGCGAAGTCGCAGCCGCCGCTGTCTCGCGGAGAGCGGCGGCTTCACCGCCTTCGAGCTCGAGGGGCTGAAGGGATTTCGCCGCCGCGATTCCGACGAGGCGCGACTCACGCGTCTGCTCGCCTCGCTCGACCGCCAGACACCGTTCAAGGACGCGGCCAAGACGCGGCTCTTCCGCGCGGACGCGCGCGTCGTGAAGCTGCACGCGCGCGCGCGCGACGCGCGTGCAGCGTGGCTCGCTGGAAACGGCCTCGAAGCGCGCGGTCTGTCGACCGGAACCCCGCTCGCCTGGGTCGGGCGCTGGCTCGTGATGGAGGACGCGGGCCCGACGCTCGACGCCTGGGTGGACCGCGAGCTCGCGGGCGCGAGCGGCGCGGTCCGCGACGAGCTCGCCGCGCGGCTCGGCTCGCTTCTGGCTACCCTGCACCGGCGCGGCATCTACCACGCCGACCTGAAGGCGAACAACGTCGTCTGGTCGCCGGGTCGCGAGGCCCGGCTGCTCGACTACGGGCGCGTGCGCTTCGGTCGACGCGTCTCGAGGCGCAGGCGAGTGAAGAATCTCGCACAGCTCAACGCCGCGCTTCCGAACCAGGTTCCCGCCGCCCTGCGCGAGGCGGCGCTCGCGCGCTACCTCGCGGAGAGCAGCTACGCCGACGATCCCTCGCGCCTGCGCCGCGACGTCATCGCGGAGAGCCTGCGCCGCTCCCACCATTGGCGAGGATGCTGACCCAGCGGTAATAGGAGCTCGCGAGCGATCCGCTCGAGCCCTCGCGGAATTCGAGCGGCGGCGTGCTCGGCGCGCTCTTCACGATCGACTCGAACGCCGCGATCTTCTTGGGCAGGTCGTCCTTGTTGGGACTGTGGAAGATCACGTCCACGCGCGGACGGACGAAGAGCACGTTCATCACGAGCGTGACCAGCCGGAACATCTTCTCGGGGCCCTCCATGGCCTCCACCGAGAAGTACGGAATGTCGACCTTGTCCAGGTCGAAGGTGTATTCGACGCGCATCTTGTGGTTCTCCTCCGGTTCGGTTTGGCGTGGGATCAGAACGGTGCCAGGTGACAGGCCGTGACGTGCCGGTCCGCCACCTCGCGGAGCTCCGGCCGCTCCGCGGCGCAGCGCAGGATCGCCTTCGGACAGCGAGGGTGGAACGCGCAGCCCGAAGGGGGCGCGATCGGGCTCGGCACGTCGCCCGACAGCACGATCCGTCGCTGCACCCGGGTCGGATCGGGCGTCGGCACGGCCGAGAGCAGCGCCTCGGTGTAGGGGTGCTGTGGCCGACCGTAGAGCGAATCGGCTGGGCCGTACTCGACGATCCGGCCCAGGTACATCACCGCGACCCGCCGGGACAGATGGCGCACGACGCGCAGGTCGTGCGAAATGAACAGGTACGCCAGCCCGAAGCGCCGCTGCAGATCGAGGAGCAGATTCAGGATCTGCGCCTGGATCGAGACGTCGAGCGACGAGACCGGCTCGTCGGCCACGACCAGACGCGGCTCGAGCGCCAGCGCGCGCGCGATCCCGATCCGCTGCCGCTGGCCGCCGCTGAACTCGTGCGGGTAGCGTGCGGAGTGCTCGGGCGCGAGGCCGACGATCTCGAGCAGCTCGGAGACCCGGCGCTCGCGCTCTGCGCCGCGCGCGAGCCCGTGCACGCGAAGGCCCTCCGCGATCGCCTCGCCCACCGTCATGCGCGGGTTCAGCGATGCGAACGGATCCTGGAAGACAATCTGCATGCGCCGGCGCATGCCGCGCAGCTCGCTGCGACCCAGCGCGCGCAGATCGCAGTCCTCGAAGCGGATCTCGCCCGAGTCGGGCTCGATCAGGCGCAGCGCGAGGCGCGCGAGCGTCGACTTGCCGCAGCCCGATTCGCCGACCAGCCCGACGGTCTCGCCGGCCTCCACGTCGAGATCGACGTCGTCGACGGCCGTCAGGCGGGCGCGGCGTCCGAAGCTTCCGCCCCCGACCGGGAAGCTCTTGCGCAGCCCGCGGATCCGCAGCAGCGGCTGCGTCACGTCCGAGCCCCGGCGCCCGACACCGGATTGTGACATGCCACCCGATGCCCGGACGAGCCCGGCCCGAGCTCGGGATCGCGCACCGCGCAGACTTCGGTCGCCCGCGTGCAGCGCTCGCGGAAGCTGCAGCCCGCCGGGCGCGAGACCAGATCGGGGACGCGACCCTCGATCACGTGCAGCCGCTCGCCCGGGCGGGTGCGGGCCGAAGGCAGCGCCTCGAGCAGACCGGCCGTGTAGGGGTGCCGCGGCGCCGCGAAGATCTCCAGCACCGAGCCGGTCTCGACCACCCTTCCCGCGTACAGAACCGCCAGCCGTTCCGCGCTCTCGGCCACGATGCCCAGATCGTGCGTGATCAGCAGGACCGCCATCGCGAAGCGGCTCTTCAGCCGCTCCAGCAGCTCGAGGATCTGCGCCTGGATCGTGACGTCGAGAGCGGTGGTCGGCTCGTCCGCGATCAGCACCGCCGGATCGTTCGCCAGCGCCATCGCGATCATCACGCGCTGGCGCATCCCGCCGGAGAGCTGATGCGGGTAGTCGCGTGCGCGCTTTCGCGACTCGGGAATGCCGACGAGCTCGAGGAGCTCGATCACGCGCGCGTCGCGCTCGGTGCGCGAAACCGTTCGGTGTACGGTGAGCGCCTCTCCGATCTGGTCGCCGATCCGGAACACCGGATTCAGGCAGGTCATCGGCTCCTGGAAGATCATCGCGATCCGGTTGCCGCGGATGTGGCGCATCTCCTCGTCGCCAAGCCGGAGCAGGTCGCGACCCTCGAAGACGATCTCTCCGGCCTCGATCGAAGCCGGCGGCTGGGGCAGCAGCCGCAGGATCGAGAGCGCCGTGACCGACTTCCCGCAGCCGGACTCGCCCACGACGCCGAGCGTCTCGCCGGCGAAGAGCTCGAGGTCGATCCGGTCGACCGCCGGAAGCTTCCCGCGCGGCGTCTCGAAGCTGGTGCGCAGGCCGCGCAGCGCGAGCACGGGCTCGCTCACGGGGTCGCCTCGCGCTCGACCCGGAACAGGCTCGTCTCGAGGCGCGGATTCAGCTCGACCGACTCGAGCGCGAGCTCGGCGCGAAGTCCGGTCTCCGGAAACGACAGCACCACGCGGAACGGATAGCGGCCGCCCGGCACGTCCCGCCACGCCTCGTACTGCGCGGTCCAGCGCACCGCCCCCGAGCCATCGAGCGATTCGATCCCCGCGAGCTCCCCGTCGCCCGAGAAGCGCAGGCTCTGGTCGGCGAACGAGACCTCGCGCTCGGCTTCCCGCGCGCGGATCGCCAGCGCGGGCCAGGCTACGGGCCTGGGCGTGGCGAGCAACGCCCCGGCAGCCTCGTCGGGCGCGAAGTCGAGCCCGAGCCGCTCGCGCAGCACCTCGGACGAGACCTCGCCGTCGTCGAGCGACCGGCCGTCGTAGAACGCGTAGCGCTCGCCGTCGGTGACCAGAAGCGTCGCCGCCTGGCCGAGCACGTTCAGGCTCTCGAGCCGGAGCCGCGCCGGCCGCTCCACCAGGATCACCTGCCTCACGTCGCCCGACCCGCGCGGTCCGGTGACGCTGAGCTTGCCCACGGCGCGAAGCGTGCGGCGCGCCTCGGCTTCGCCGATCGCGCGCTCCACGCGCGCGCGGATGGCGGCGTCCTCGCCGACGACGGTCCGGAACGCGGGCACGCCCCGCGCGGACACGCACGCCGAGAGCAGCAGGAGGGCGAGCGCCCCCGAGGCGCGAAGCGCGGATCCGAGCGGCGTCACTCGCGCTTGGCGCCGCGGAGCTCGAGTCGCAGGGTCTCGATCTCGCGCTGGATCCGCGCCGCGTCGTCGGCCTCCGGCTCGAGCGCGAGCGCGCGCTCGTAGGTGACCAGCGCGTCTTCGAGTCGCGCGAGCGACCGGTAGGCGTCGCCGAGGTGCCAGGTGATCACCGGGTCGCCCTTGTCGAGCAGCTCCAGCGCGTGCTCGAGCTGCGTGCGCGCGGCGTTGAAGGAGCTTCGGGCCGCATCGCTCTCCCCGGCCGCGAGCTGCTTCAGCCCGCGCTGGTAGAAGAGCCAGCCGAGGCTGTCCGTGATGTAGCCATCCCCGGGCTTGAGCGCGATCGCGCGCCGGATCATCTGCTCGGCCTCGTCGAGCCTCTCGCCCTGCTCCGCCCAGGTGTAGCCGATGTAGTTCAGCGCGCTGGCGTTGTCGGGGTCGATCTCGAGCACCTCGTGCATCAGCTCGAGCGATCGGTCGCGGTCGCCGGCCTCGCCGTGGATCACACCGAGGTCGTAGTACAGGTCGGGCTTGTCCGGATTCGCCTGAATCAGCGTCTCCATGATGGCAACCGCGCCGGCGAGGTCGCCGCTGCGCTGGGTCACGCCTGCGAGATACACCTGCAGCGTGAGATTGTCCGGCGACGCCGCGATCGCGCGCCTGAGCTCCGCCTGGGCGCGCGGCCAGTCCTTGCGGCGCTCCCAGATTCGCGCCATCGCCGTGCGGGCGTCGACGAAGCGCGGCGAGCTCTGCGGCACCTGCTCGAGCTCGGCGAGCGCCTCGTCGCTGCGCCCGGCCTCGACGTGCACCAGCCCGACGAAGTAGCGCACCTCGTTCTCGTAGCTCTCCGGGGCGCCGCCCTCGCCGCCGCTTCGAGCCACGGCCTGGAACCGCGCGATCGCGTCGTCGTAGCGGCCGGCCTCGTAGTAGAAGAGCCCGAGGCGGAACTGCGGACCGGCGAGCTCCGGGTGCTCCGATACCAGCGTCTCGAGGGTTTGCGTCGCGGCTTCGCGTTCGCCGGCGTCCTCCTGGATCTGTGCGATGCGCATCAGCGCGCCCGGATCTCCGGGCATGACCGCGAGCCGCTCCTTCAGCACGGCGAGCTCGCCCTTCGCGTCCTTCTGCGCGCTGCGCAGCCGGGCGAGCGCCTCGAAGAGCGCCGGCTGCTCCGGATCGACCACGAGACCCGCGCGGTAGGTCTTCTCCGCGAGCTCCGGTCGGCCCTCGCGCTCCTGCACCGCGCCGAGCGCGAGATGACCGCGGACGTCTTCGGGCGAGGTCGCGATCAGCTTCTCGGCGACGCGCCTGGCTCCGTCGATGCGGTCGAGATTCAGGTAGAGCGTGAAGAGCGTGAACGAGCCTTCGTCATCGAGCCCGCCCTTCTCGAAGAGCGGCTCGAGCAGCTCGACCGCGCGGTCGTACTGGCGCATGCGCACGTGCAGCGTCGCCAGCCCCGCGCGCAGCTCGTGGTCGTCCGGCTCCAGCGCGAGCGCCCGCTCCGCGTAGCCGAGCGCGCGCTCCGGTTCGCCCGCGGAGACCCAGACCTGCGCGAGCGCACGCTGCAGCTCGGGCGAGTTCGGGTCGAGCCGAGCGGCGTGCTCGTACGCCTCGGCGGCTTCGAGCAGCCGGCCGTCGAGCTCGAGCGCGCGGCCGCGCATGAAGGCGGCTCCGGCCTCGGCTTCGGGCGAGACGGGAGCCACGCGGAAGGACGGGCCGGCTCCGGAGTCGTCCCCGCCACGAAGCCGCTCGGAGAATCGCTCGAGGCTCGCGCAGCCGGTAGCGACGAGCACGAGCGCCGCGCCGAGTGCCGCGCGCAGGGTTGCCGCCTTCGTCGCTCGCGTCACCGAAAAACCTCGCAATCTCGCCAGACTAGCAGCGGCCCTGCGGAGCGGCAATCAGACCTTCGCAGGGTCTCTGCACCCCGTATCGGCGCAGGGCGAGTCGGGCTTGCCCGGAGGATCTCAGCCGCGTGCGGGGATCACCCCGAGCTGCTCGAGGAGCGCGGCCAGCCGCTCGACGCACGCATCGAGCGCGAGCTCGGCGGTGTCGAGCCGGAGCTCGGCATCGAGCGGCGGCTCGTACGGAGCCGACACGCCCGTGAACTCCGGGATCTCGCCCGCGCGCGCCTTCCGGTACAGCCCCTTCACGTCCCGGCGCTCGCAGACCTCCAGCGGACAGTCGACGAAGATCTCGAGGAACTGCCCCGCGGGCAGCAGCTCTCGCACGCGATCGCGATCGCGCCGGTAGGGCGAGATGAACGCCGTGAGCACGATCGCCCCGGCGTCGTTCAGGAGCTTCGCGACTTCCCCGACGCGGCGGATGTTCTCGCTGCGATCCTCGGGCGAGAAGCCGAGATTCGCGTTCAGGCCGTGCCGGACGTTGTCGCCGTCGATCACGTAGGCGAGCACGCGGCGGCGGATCAGCGCCTGCTCCAGCGCGCGCGCGAGCGTCGACTTGCCAGAGCCGGAGAGCCCGGTGAACCAGAGCGTCACCGCGCGGTGTCCGAGCAGCGCCTCGCGCTCCGCCTTCGAGACGTGGCTCTCGCTCCAGGTGACGTTCTGGCTCTTCGGTGGTTGGCTCGTCACGGCGCGCGAAGATACGCGAGCGCGCAGCGCAGCGCCGCGAGCGGAAGCTCGGCAAGCCGCCTCTGCTCCGGCAGCAGCTCGAGCTCGTGCGCGATCTCGTCGGCGCCGACCCGGAGCGCGGCCTCGACGCTCGCGCCTTCGATCCGCGCGACCGCGGCGCTCGCGACCGCAATCGCGATCGGACAGCCGAACGCCTGGAAGCGTGCGTGCGTGATCCGCCCGGCGCCGTCGACGCAGAGGTGGAGCCGCACGCGCTGTCCCCCGTCGTCGTGTCGCGCCTCGCCAGAGACCGTGCCCGGGGCTCCCGCAGGCAATCGGCCCGGGCCGCGCGGGTTCCGGAAGTGCTCGAGCACGGCCGCGCTGTACTGCGTCACGTCCGGCCGTCGGCCCGCCGGAGATCGTCCCAGGCCGGCGAGAGCGCGCGCAGGCGGCGGACCTGCGCGATCACGAGCTCCGCGGCGGCGTCGATCTGCGCCTCGTCGTTGCCGCGTCCGATGCCGAAGCGCAGCGCGGAGAGGGAGCGCGCCTCGCCCGCGCCGAGCGCGCGCAGCACGTGGGACGGCTCGCGCTTCGCGGAGGTGCAGGCCGAGCCGACCGAGAGCGCGAGCTCCGGAAGCGCCGCGAGCAGCGCCTCGCCCTCGACGCCGAGGAACGAGAGGTTCAGGTTGCCCGGCAGGCGCGCGCTCGGATGGCCGTTCAGCGCCAGGTTCGGTAGCGACGATTCGAGCCGCGCCAGCAGCCGCGCGCGCAGGCGCTCGTGCCGGGCGAAGTCCGCGACGCGCGCCCCAGCCGCGAGCTCCGCAGCCGCGCCGAAGCCGACGCAGAGCGGCACCGGCAGGGTGCCGCTGCGCAGACCGCGTTCGTGTCCCCCGCCGTGCAGGATCGGCTCGATCCGCGCCCGGCTCGAGCGCCTGCGCACGACCAGCGCACCGATCCCCTTGGGGCCGTAGAGCTTGTGCGCCGAGAGCGACAGGAACTCCACACCGAGCCGTGTCACGTCGACCTCGAGCGCGCCCGCCGACTGCGCGGCGTCGCAGTGGAACGCGACGCCGGCCTCGGCCGCGATCCTCGAAAGCTGCGCGATCGGCTGGATCACGCCGATCTCGTTGTTCGCGTGCATGATCGAGACCAGCGCGGTGCGCGGCTCGAGCGCCGCGCGAAGACCGTCCGGA
This Deltaproteobacteria bacterium DNA region includes the following protein-coding sequences:
- a CDS encoding dipeptide ABC transporter ATP-binding protein, producing MTQPLLRIRGLRKSFPVGGGSFGRRARLTAVDDVDLDVEAGETVGLVGESGCGKSTLARLALRLIEPDSGEIRFEDCDLRALGRSELRGMRRRMQIVFQDPFASLNPRMTVGEAIAEGLRVHGLARGAERERRVSELLEIVGLAPEHSARYPHEFSGGQRQRIGIARALALEPRLVVADEPVSSLDVSIQAQILNLLLDLQRRFGLAYLFISHDLRVVRHLSRRVAVMYLGRIVEYGPADSLYGRPQHPYTEALLSAVPTPDPTRVQRRIVLSGDVPSPIAPPSGCAFHPRCPKAILRCAAERPELREVADRHVTACHLAPF
- a CDS encoding ABC transporter ATP-binding protein, giving the protein MSEPVLALRGLRTSFETPRGKLPAVDRIDLELFAGETLGVVGESGCGKSVTALSILRLLPQPPASIEAGEIVFEGRDLLRLGDEEMRHIRGNRIAMIFQEPMTCLNPVFRIGDQIGEALTVHRTVSRTERDARVIELLELVGIPESRKRARDYPHQLSGGMRQRVMIAMALANDPAVLIADEPTTALDVTIQAQILELLERLKSRFAMAVLLITHDLGIVAESAERLAVLYAGRVVETGSVLEIFAAPRHPYTAGLLEALPSARTRPGERLHVIEGRVPDLVSRPAGCSFRERCTRATEVCAVRDPELGPGSSGHRVACHNPVSGAGART
- a CDS encoding outer membrane lipoprotein LolB, with translation MTPLGSALRASGALALLLLSACVSARGVPAFRTVVGEDAAIRARVERAIGEAEARRTLRAVGKLSVTGPRGSGDVRQVILVERPARLRLESLNVLGQAATLLVTDGERYAFYDGRSLDDGEVSSEVLRERLGLDFAPDEAAGALLATPRPVAWPALAIRAREAEREVSFADQSLRFSGDGELAGIESLDGSGAVRWTAQYEAWRDVPGGRYPFRVVLSFPETGLRAELALESVELNPRLETSLFRVEREATP
- a CDS encoding tetratricopeptide repeat protein; translation: MTRATKAATLRAALGAALVLVATGCASLERFSERLRGGDDSGAGPSFRVAPVSPEAEAGAAFMRGRALELDGRLLEAAEAYEHAARLDPNSPELQRALAQVWVSAGEPERALGYAERALALEPDDHELRAGLATLHVRMRQYDRAVELLEPLFEKGGLDDEGSFTLFTLYLNLDRIDGARRVAEKLIATSPEDVRGHLALGAVQEREGRPELAEKTYRAGLVVDPEQPALFEALARLRSAQKDAKGELAVLKERLAVMPGDPGALMRIAQIQEDAGEREAATQTLETLVSEHPELAGPQFRLGLFYYEAGRYDDAIARFQAVARSGGEGGAPESYENEVRYFVGLVHVEAGRSDEALAELEQVPQSSPRFVDARTAMARIWERRKDWPRAQAELRRAIAASPDNLTLQVYLAGVTQRSGDLAGAVAIMETLIQANPDKPDLYYDLGVIHGEAGDRDRSLELMHEVLEIDPDNASALNYIGYTWAEQGERLDEAEQMIRRAIALKPGDGYITDSLGWLFYQRGLKQLAAGESDAARSSFNAARTQLEHALELLDKGDPVITWHLGDAYRSLARLEDALVTYERALALEPEADDAARIQREIETLRLELRGAKRE
- the cysC gene encoding adenylyl-sulfate kinase, with the protein product MTSQPPKSQNVTWSESHVSKAEREALLGHRAVTLWFTGLSGSGKSTLARALEQALIRRRVLAYVIDGDNVRHGLNANLGFSPEDRSENIRRVGEVAKLLNDAGAIVLTAFISPYRRDRDRVRELLPAGQFLEIFVDCPLEVCERRDVKGLYRKARAGEIPEFTGVSAPYEPPLDAELRLDTAELALDACVERLAALLEQLGVIPARG
- a CDS encoding iron-sulfur cluster assembly scaffold protein; amino-acid sequence: MGRSPAGRRPDVTQYSAAVLEHFRNPRGPGRLPAGAPGTVSGEARHDDGGQRVRLHLCVDGAGRITHARFQAFGCPIAIAVASAAVARIEGASVEAALRVGADEIAHELELLPEQRRLAELPLAALRCALAYLRAP